The following proteins are co-located in the Hydrogenispora ethanolica genome:
- a CDS encoding 4Fe-4S double cluster binding domain-containing protein, translating to MELLEQIKQLAGFHAIDFIGVAGIAAYHDQIEAIGGTLSRDYPRAIAIGIVLQKSIVRLLNDRGTYENVFQYQHHYDVTNARLDHFAAIVSSVIQRGGYPTLPVPAAERIDSERVCASVSHKIVARLAGFGWIGKNCLLINPDYGPGIRWTTVLTAAPLPENLRVSENRCGDCRQCVKACPAQAIKGRNYYDGEPRDRRLDVSKCEAYFDALEKAGKLRVCGMCLQACPYGRKTP from the coding sequence ATGGAACTGCTGGAACAGATCAAACAATTGGCGGGGTTCCATGCCATTGATTTCATCGGAGTCGCCGGAATCGCCGCCTATCACGATCAGATTGAAGCGATCGGCGGGACGCTGTCCCGCGATTATCCCCGGGCCATTGCCATCGGCATCGTGTTGCAAAAGAGCATCGTTCGGCTTTTGAACGACCGCGGGACCTATGAGAACGTCTTCCAGTATCAACATCATTATGACGTCACCAACGCCCGGCTGGACCATTTCGCCGCCATTGTCAGTTCGGTCATTCAACGCGGCGGCTATCCGACGCTACCGGTCCCGGCCGCAGAACGGATCGACAGTGAGCGCGTCTGCGCTTCGGTCTCCCATAAAATTGTCGCGCGTTTGGCGGGCTTCGGCTGGATCGGCAAGAACTGCCTCCTGATCAACCCCGATTACGGTCCCGGTATCCGCTGGACTACGGTCCTGACTGCGGCGCCCCTGCCGGAGAACCTGCGGGTCTCGGAGAACCGCTGCGGCGACTGCCGGCAATGCGTCAAAGCCTGCCCGGCCCAGGCGATCAAGGGCCGCAATTATTATGACGGCGAGCCGCGCGACCGGCGCTTGGATGTGTCCAAGTGTGAAGCCTACTTTGATGCCTTGGAAAAGGCGGGGAAACTTCGGGTTTGCGGCATGTGCCTTCAGGCTTGCCCCTATGGGCGGAAAACACCGTAA
- a CDS encoding 2-isopropylmalate synthase, giving the protein MLEFSKRSNTLEQTEYLYSLQDVPEPHLYRHLFNYEEVPKIAFNHRHVPMRPPEEIFITDSTFRDGQQAREPYTVQQIVDLFKFLHRLGGPKGIIRQTEFFLYSKKDKEAVTKCMELGYRFPEITSWIRAVKEDFYLVKEMGIKETGILASCSDYHIFKKLKMTRKQAMEQFLSIVKSALEIGVVPRLHLEDLTRADFYGFVVPFVLELMKLQEEAKIPIKVRACDTLGFGVNYPGVALPRSVPGIIYGLWHHAQLPSEQMEWHGHNDFYKAVSNAGTAWLYGCSGVNTTLLGIGERTGNCPLEAMVFEYASLRGTLDGMEPTVITEIAEYYTKEIGYTVPPMTPLVGREFNFTRSGIHADGLLKDEEIYNIFNTEKLLNRKVVVAVNEHSGAAGIAHWVNSYFNLKEERKLEKRDARLLKIKEWVDHLYEGGRNTVIGDHELLEYIQAEIPELWHELTRR; this is encoded by the coding sequence ATGTTAGAATTCAGCAAACGCAGCAATACCCTGGAACAGACCGAATACTTATACAGCCTCCAGGATGTCCCGGAGCCGCATCTGTACCGTCATTTATTCAACTATGAGGAAGTTCCCAAGATCGCTTTCAACCACCGGCATGTGCCGATGCGCCCGCCGGAAGAGATCTTCATTACCGACTCCACCTTCCGCGATGGCCAGCAGGCCCGCGAACCTTATACAGTCCAGCAGATCGTCGATTTATTCAAGTTCTTGCACCGTTTGGGGGGACCCAAGGGGATCATCCGCCAGACCGAGTTCTTTCTGTATAGCAAGAAAGATAAAGAAGCGGTCACCAAGTGCATGGAGCTTGGATACCGTTTCCCGGAGATCACCAGTTGGATCCGGGCGGTGAAGGAAGATTTTTACCTGGTCAAGGAGATGGGGATCAAAGAGACCGGCATCCTGGCCAGCTGTTCCGATTACCATATCTTCAAGAAATTGAAGATGACCCGGAAACAGGCGATGGAGCAGTTTTTATCCATCGTCAAAAGCGCCTTGGAGATCGGGGTCGTTCCCCGGCTGCATCTGGAAGATCTCACCCGGGCCGATTTTTACGGTTTCGTGGTGCCATTCGTCCTGGAACTGATGAAGTTGCAAGAAGAAGCCAAGATCCCCATCAAAGTCCGGGCCTGCGACACCTTGGGCTTTGGCGTCAATTATCCCGGCGTAGCCTTGCCGCGCAGCGTTCCCGGGATCATTTACGGGCTCTGGCATCATGCCCAACTCCCCAGCGAACAGATGGAATGGCATGGACACAATGACTTTTACAAAGCGGTATCCAACGCCGGAACGGCTTGGCTTTACGGCTGCTCCGGAGTGAATACGACCCTGCTCGGGATCGGTGAACGGACCGGCAATTGCCCGCTGGAGGCGATGGTTTTTGAGTATGCCTCGCTCCGCGGCACTTTGGACGGGATGGAGCCGACGGTGATTACCGAGATTGCCGAATACTACACCAAAGAAATCGGCTACACCGTGCCTCCGATGACGCCGCTGGTCGGACGGGAATTCAATTTCACCCGCTCGGGGATCCATGCCGACGGACTTTTAAAAGATGAGGAGATCTATAACATCTTTAATACCGAGAAGCTCCTCAACCGCAAAGTGGTGGTAGCGGTCAACGAACACTCGGGAGCCGCCGGGATCGCCCACTGGGTCAACAGTTACTTCAATCTCAAGGAAGAGCGCAAGTTGGAAAAACGTGACGCGCGCCTGTTGAAGATCAAGGAATGGGTCGACCATCTTTACGAGGGCGGCCGGAATACGGTCATCGGCGACCATGAGTTGTTGGAATATATCCAGGCCGAGATTCCTGAGTTGTGGCATGAATTGACCCGGCGTTGA
- a CDS encoding DUF1002 domain-containing protein — translation MKKLFCLFWLGLSLVWLLPVFGAQGELRIISYGRDLTPAERTEIIKDFPLPAGVSLEEIKSITVTNEEEWNLLRGLVPDEQIGVKAVSSAYIEKLAAGVGIKVDTKNITLITPHIYANALSTAGVTDARIFATAPQPVSGTAALVGIFKSFESLTGKPISSSVQRTAAQELIATGNLGEKVGKEKAAVLVGRAKERVIGEQNATKENVTKIIEESAKEQDLRLSKSDKEQLAELMLKIKQLNLNLNAIQKQLRNYSAPPPEPAQPEEPSFFDRLLEFFKAIFSKFFSFVGKIMGR, via the coding sequence ATGAAAAAATTATTCTGCCTATTCTGGCTCGGGCTCAGCCTGGTCTGGCTTCTCCCGGTCTTCGGAGCGCAGGGGGAGCTGCGAATCATCTCCTACGGGCGTGATTTGACCCCGGCCGAGCGGACGGAGATTATTAAGGATTTTCCACTCCCGGCCGGAGTTTCATTGGAAGAGATCAAGTCCATTACCGTGACCAATGAAGAAGAATGGAATTTATTGCGCGGTTTGGTTCCCGATGAGCAGATCGGGGTCAAAGCGGTATCATCGGCTTACATTGAAAAGCTGGCCGCCGGCGTGGGCATCAAAGTCGACACCAAAAACATCACCTTAATCACGCCGCACATCTACGCCAATGCGTTGAGCACAGCGGGGGTAACCGATGCCCGGATCTTCGCCACCGCGCCCCAGCCGGTCTCCGGAACCGCCGCACTGGTCGGGATCTTTAAATCCTTCGAATCATTGACAGGCAAACCCATCAGTTCTTCCGTGCAACGAACCGCCGCCCAGGAGCTGATCGCCACCGGCAATCTCGGCGAAAAGGTAGGCAAGGAAAAAGCGGCAGTGCTGGTGGGAAGGGCCAAGGAACGGGTCATTGGCGAGCAGAATGCCACCAAGGAGAATGTCACCAAGATCATCGAGGAGTCTGCCAAGGAGCAGGACCTCAGGCTGAGCAAATCGGACAAAGAGCAGTTGGCGGAGCTGATGCTCAAGATAAAGCAGCTCAACCTGAATCTGAACGCGATTCAAAAACAGCTCCGAAACTATTCCGCGCCGCCGCCAGAACCTGCCCAACCGGAGGAACCATCATTTTTCGACCGGTTGCTGGAATTTTTTAAAGCGATCTTCAGTAAGTTTTTTTCCTTCGTCGGCAAAATCATGGGCCGCTGA
- the hydE gene encoding [FeFe] hydrogenase H-cluster radical SAM maturase HydE encodes MEAFHERHDGDRSDSASLIADGAEFLADRPAILRTIAAPGGEDAQQLRMSANLLRRRAVGDAVHLRGLIEFSNHCRNNCCYCGLRRDNRRLARYRMTPAEIVSAAERGAALGYRTVVLQSGEDPAFTGPMLAEIIREIKRLGLVVTLSVGEREPREYELWRSAGAERYLMRHETADPELYGRLHPGQTLAKRIALLKVLKQLDYQVGTGFMVGLPGQTPETLLADIDLARELAAEMVGIGPFIPHPATPLADSPGGIVDQTCLMVALARLALPYALIPATTALGSIDPQGRELALESGANVMMPNLTPRLHRADYQIYPNKICLNEEADHCRGCITGRILGLGRIVADDPGHHPLWLERNQALGQA; translated from the coding sequence GCGGACGGCGCCGAGTTTTTGGCGGATCGGCCGGCAATTTTGCGGACCATCGCCGCACCCGGCGGAGAGGATGCGCAGCAGTTGCGGATGAGCGCCAATCTTTTGCGCCGCCGCGCGGTGGGCGACGCGGTCCATCTGCGCGGTTTGATCGAGTTTTCGAACCATTGCCGGAATAACTGTTGCTATTGCGGCCTGCGCCGCGACAACCGGAGACTGGCGCGCTACCGGATGACCCCGGCGGAGATCGTCTCCGCCGCCGAGCGCGGCGCCGCGCTCGGCTACCGCACGGTGGTGCTGCAATCGGGGGAGGATCCGGCCTTCACCGGCCCGATGCTGGCGGAGATCATTCGGGAGATCAAACGGCTGGGCCTGGTGGTCACCCTGAGCGTCGGCGAGCGGGAGCCCCGGGAATACGAGCTGTGGCGATCGGCCGGGGCGGAACGCTATCTGATGCGCCACGAGACTGCCGACCCCGAGCTGTACGGCCGGTTGCATCCCGGCCAGACCCTGGCCAAACGGATTGCTTTGCTGAAAGTGCTGAAGCAACTCGATTATCAGGTGGGAACCGGTTTCATGGTCGGCCTGCCCGGCCAGACGCCGGAGACATTGCTGGCCGATATCGATCTGGCCCGGGAGCTGGCGGCGGAGATGGTCGGCATCGGCCCGTTCATTCCTCATCCGGCCACGCCGCTGGCGGACAGTCCGGGCGGCATCGTCGACCAGACCTGCCTGATGGTGGCCCTGGCCCGGCTGGCGCTTCCCTACGCCTTGATCCCGGCCACGACCGCGCTGGGCAGCATCGATCCGCAGGGCCGGGAGTTGGCGCTTGAGTCGGGGGCCAACGTGATGATGCCGAACCTGACGCCCCGCCTGCACCGGGCGGATTATCAGATTTACCCCAATAAGATCTGCCTCAACGAGGAGGCCGATCATTGCCGGGGCTGCATCACCGGCCGGATCTTGGGACTGGGCCGGATAGTGGCCGACGATCCGGGACATCATCCGTTATGGCTGGAACGGAACCAAGCGCTCGGCCAGGCCTGA
- a CDS encoding spermidine synthase, giving the protein MIIAQTQSEHGETILRQGSAGYELIVDGQFLMSSASGPSSEELVRLGLEGLAAADALTVLIGGLGLGFSLRTALAEPRVAAVRVVELEAALIDWHRRGLLPETAAWINDQRASIVHDDLLRFLARCEARYDLIALDIDNGPDWLSHAGNAGLYTPAMLSRVAALLNPGGIATFWSADQAPGLMQLLNEVFGNVAEIGRLDTNGAGKTIEAFIYRCRV; this is encoded by the coding sequence ATGATCATTGCCCAAACACAGTCGGAGCACGGCGAGACCATTTTGCGTCAGGGCAGCGCCGGATATGAGCTGATCGTCGACGGTCAGTTTCTGATGTCCTCGGCCAGCGGTCCGTCCTCGGAGGAGCTGGTACGACTGGGATTGGAGGGACTCGCAGCCGCGGACGCTCTGACAGTGCTCATCGGCGGACTGGGCCTGGGTTTTTCACTCCGGACCGCGCTGGCTGAGCCGCGGGTCGCCGCGGTGCGGGTGGTGGAGCTGGAAGCGGCGCTCATCGACTGGCACCGGCGCGGCCTGCTGCCGGAGACGGCCGCGTGGATCAATGACCAACGGGCCAGTATCGTCCATGACGATCTGCTGCGGTTCCTAGCCCGTTGCGAAGCCCGTTACGATTTGATTGCGCTCGATATCGACAACGGTCCCGACTGGCTGAGCCACGCCGGGAACGCCGGCCTCTACACCCCGGCCATGCTGAGCCGCGTCGCTGCACTGTTGAATCCCGGCGGGATCGCCACCTTCTGGTCGGCGGACCAGGCGCCGGGATTGATGCAACTGCTCAACGAGGTTTTTGGGAATGTCGCCGAGATTGGGCGGCTGGATACGAACGGCGCGGGGAAGACGATCGAGGCTTTCATTTACCGCTGCCGAGTCTAA
- a CDS encoding GNAT family N-acetyltransferase: protein MIAYQEFSKADCPEVLAFWRAIAGLGLNPQDDTPAAIGAFLDRNPGFSFIARRDGRVVGALLCGHDGRRGAIYHLAVVADCRKMGIGQTLLQLALDRLKEAGIQRCRLLVLKGNDAAKAYYHHLGWKADTFLNAYSKQLSPAD from the coding sequence ATGATCGCCTATCAGGAGTTTTCTAAAGCCGATTGTCCGGAGGTGCTGGCATTTTGGCGGGCCATTGCGGGACTGGGGCTGAATCCGCAGGATGATACGCCCGCCGCCATCGGCGCCTTTTTGGACCGCAATCCCGGTTTTAGTTTTATCGCGCGCCGCGACGGCCGGGTCGTCGGCGCCCTGCTCTGCGGCCACGACGGCCGGCGGGGCGCCATTTATCATCTGGCGGTGGTCGCCGACTGCCGCAAAATGGGTATCGGACAGACCTTGCTCCAGTTGGCGCTGGACCGCCTGAAGGAGGCCGGGATTCAACGCTGCCGCCTGCTGGTTTTGAAAGGCAATGATGCGGCGAAAGCCTACTATCATCACCTGGGATGGAAAGCGGATACGTTTTTGAATGCCTATTCGAAACAACTGTCGCCGGCGGACTGA
- the cysE gene encoding serine O-acetyltransferase, which produces MFNHLREDIQTVFDRDPAARSWVEVLLCYPGVHALFWHRVSHWLYERHWFLLARFISQWSRLWTGIEIHPGAKIGRRLFIDHGMGVVIGETAEIGDDVTIFQGVTLGGTGKEKGKRHPTIGNGVMISTGAKILGSIKIGDHVKVGAGAVVLREVPPNTTVVGVPGRVVVQNGVRVNGPDLAHNNLPDPVAQMLQCLQHKINELETRIEELEAEKKINLRSGNGC; this is translated from the coding sequence ATGTTTAATCATCTGCGTGAAGATATTCAGACTGTATTCGACCGCGATCCGGCGGCCCGTTCCTGGGTGGAGGTGCTATTATGCTACCCGGGAGTCCATGCGTTGTTCTGGCATCGCGTCTCCCATTGGCTTTATGAGCGGCACTGGTTTTTATTGGCGCGCTTCATCTCCCAATGGAGCCGGCTGTGGACCGGGATCGAGATCCACCCCGGGGCGAAAATCGGCCGGCGTCTCTTCATCGACCACGGGATGGGAGTGGTGATCGGGGAAACGGCGGAGATCGGCGATGATGTCACGATCTTTCAAGGAGTCACCTTGGGCGGGACCGGCAAGGAGAAGGGAAAACGCCATCCGACCATCGGTAATGGCGTGATGATCTCCACCGGTGCCAAGATTCTGGGTTCGATCAAGATTGGGGATCACGTGAAAGTCGGCGCCGGAGCCGTAGTATTGCGCGAAGTTCCTCCGAATACCACGGTGGTCGGAGTTCCCGGCCGCGTGGTGGTTCAGAACGGCGTCCGGGTGAACGGCCCGGATCTGGCCCATAACAATCTGCCGGATCCGGTGGCCCAGATGCTTCAGTGTTTGCAGCATAAGATCAATGAATTGGAAACGCGGATCGAGGAACTGGAGGCGGAGAAAAAGATCAACTTGCGGTCGGGGAATGGCTGTTAG
- the cysS gene encoding cysteine--tRNA ligase, with amino-acid sequence MAIRVFNTLSKTKEDFVPREAGKASIYACGVTPYDFAHIGNSRPWVFWDCVRRFLKYQGYQVTFIQNFTDVDDKIINRSKQLGKDPLQLAGEYAQICLEDMAKLGVLPAERYPKVSEHIPEIIAMVQTLVDKGFAYELNGDVYFQVAKFSEYGKLSGRDLEEMRAGARVEVNEAKRDPMDFALWKAAKPGEIAWDSPWGPGRPGWHIECSAMSLKYLGAGFDLHGGGEDLVFPHHENEIAQSEAYLGQQFVHYWLHNAFVTVGGNRMGKSVGNFSTIRDVMSKFSPKVVRFWLVGTHYRNPISFGEEELATAAKGLERLETARFNWEHLLKQAGTPGEAGAAAPAVRQQIAETRADFIAGMEDDFNTPQALASLYDLVREVNRWTQSQDFQLTAEAQQLLQEALDTLLELGGEVLGLFQAEGGAKAATVDAAEVEALIAQRTQAKGAKNWALADQIRDELKQKGVLIEDTPQGVRWRFE; translated from the coding sequence ATGGCAATTCGCGTTTTTAACACGTTGTCCAAGACGAAAGAAGATTTTGTGCCGCGCGAAGCCGGCAAGGCGTCGATCTATGCCTGCGGCGTCACCCCGTACGATTTTGCGCATATCGGCAATTCCCGGCCTTGGGTCTTCTGGGATTGCGTGCGCCGTTTCTTAAAGTACCAGGGCTATCAGGTGACTTTCATTCAAAACTTCACCGATGTCGACGACAAGATTATCAACCGTTCCAAACAGCTGGGCAAGGATCCTTTGCAGCTGGCAGGGGAGTATGCCCAGATCTGTCTGGAAGACATGGCAAAGCTGGGGGTATTGCCGGCCGAGAGGTATCCGAAGGTTTCGGAGCACATCCCGGAGATCATTGCGATGGTCCAGACTTTGGTCGACAAAGGTTTTGCCTATGAATTGAACGGCGACGTCTATTTTCAGGTCGCCAAGTTCAGCGAGTACGGCAAGCTGTCCGGGAGGGATCTGGAGGAGATGCGGGCCGGAGCCAGGGTCGAGGTGAACGAGGCCAAGCGGGACCCGATGGACTTTGCGCTCTGGAAGGCCGCCAAACCGGGGGAGATCGCCTGGGATTCGCCCTGGGGTCCGGGCCGTCCCGGATGGCACATCGAGTGCTCGGCGATGTCCCTGAAGTACCTGGGAGCCGGTTTTGATCTGCACGGCGGCGGCGAGGATCTGGTCTTCCCCCACCATGAAAACGAAATCGCTCAATCCGAGGCTTATCTCGGACAGCAATTCGTCCATTATTGGCTGCACAATGCCTTTGTGACCGTGGGCGGCAACCGGATGGGCAAGTCGGTGGGGAACTTCTCCACGATCCGCGATGTTATGAGCAAGTTCTCACCCAAAGTGGTCCGTTTTTGGCTGGTCGGCACCCATTACCGGAATCCGATCAGCTTCGGCGAGGAAGAATTGGCGACCGCGGCCAAGGGATTGGAGCGGTTGGAGACCGCCCGTTTCAATTGGGAGCATCTGCTGAAGCAAGCGGGAACTCCCGGGGAGGCCGGAGCGGCCGCTCCGGCAGTGCGGCAGCAGATCGCCGAAACCCGGGCCGATTTCATTGCCGGGATGGAGGATGACTTCAATACGCCGCAGGCCCTGGCGAGCCTTTACGATCTGGTGCGGGAAGTCAACCGTTGGACGCAGAGTCAGGATTTCCAATTGACGGCGGAGGCTCAGCAACTGCTCCAGGAGGCTTTGGATACCCTGCTGGAACTCGGCGGCGAAGTGCTCGGCCTGTTCCAGGCCGAGGGCGGTGCCAAGGCGGCGACCGTGGACGCGGCGGAGGTGGAGGCCCTCATCGCCCAGCGTACCCAGGCTAAAGGAGCCAAGAATTGGGCGCTGGCGGATCAGATCCGGGATGAGTTGAAGCAAAAAGGAGTGCTCATCGAAGATACTCCGCAGGGTGTGCGCTGGCGGTTCGAATAA
- the iolB gene encoding 5-deoxy-glucuronate isomerase has product MEKFFKYRKKSGYSEVVGDASKLELIRFGLIQLESGEAIDLTSGEYELGLVLLSGQCDIACEGEKFTDLIRKDVFSAKPVAVYIPRDAKYEVKNAGPGPLEIAVCKVKAGQKLKPFLIRPEETITNHRGRLNWNRDVVDIFTHNVAGRVDRILVGETFACPGQWSSYPSHKHDRDNPPQEVWMEEVYHFKVDPPQGFGIQVLYTDDLSLDESYTVRNGDTIAIARGYHPVAAAPGYQVYYLWVMAGRSGRTLTPNDDPNHAWLKAVERML; this is encoded by the coding sequence ATGGAGAAGTTTTTTAAGTATCGTAAAAAATCAGGTTATTCGGAGGTGGTCGGTGACGCCTCGAAACTGGAGTTAATCCGTTTTGGCCTGATTCAGTTGGAGTCCGGCGAAGCGATCGATTTAACCTCCGGCGAGTACGAGCTGGGTCTGGTGCTGCTCTCCGGCCAGTGCGACATCGCCTGTGAGGGAGAGAAATTCACCGATCTCATCCGCAAAGATGTTTTCAGCGCCAAACCAGTCGCGGTCTACATTCCCCGGGACGCAAAGTACGAGGTGAAAAACGCCGGCCCGGGCCCGCTGGAGATCGCCGTCTGCAAGGTCAAAGCCGGCCAGAAGTTGAAACCATTCCTCATCCGGCCGGAAGAGACCATCACCAATCACCGGGGCCGGCTCAACTGGAATCGCGACGTGGTGGACATCTTTACGCACAACGTGGCCGGACGGGTGGACCGGATCCTGGTGGGGGAGACTTTCGCCTGCCCCGGGCAGTGGTCCAGTTATCCCTCGCATAAACACGACCGGGATAATCCGCCCCAGGAAGTCTGGATGGAGGAAGTCTATCATTTCAAGGTGGATCCGCCTCAGGGCTTCGGCATTCAGGTGCTTTACACCGACGATCTGTCGCTGGATGAAAGCTATACCGTGCGGAACGGCGACACGATCGCCATTGCCCGGGGTTATCATCCGGTGGCGGCGGCTCCCGGATATCAGGTTTATTATTTATGGGTGATGGCGGGCCGAAGCGGCCGCACCCTGACCCCCAATGACGACCCGAATCACGCTTGGCTCAAGGCTGTCGAACGGATGCTGTGA
- a CDS encoding DUF6144 family protein, with protein sequence MHNALKHYLVLRGQLDKAFGKEKSREILRGLDGVDGSESPEQASQWAKELVYRLEENIEKERLVTIRENCTCIKCNKYSPLVKKFQELRKAAPDDDTYLREVVNFLNGRGRCGKKVGLVDGKIISHFAFSDHCSCHVVKDGWKAPPSVTWCHCCKGSLLSVYQYVFVEKICKMEIVETFATGGKDCVFATYYMDSV encoded by the coding sequence ATGCATAATGCCCTCAAACATTACTTGGTGTTAAGAGGACAGTTGGATAAGGCGTTTGGAAAAGAAAAGAGCCGGGAAATATTGCGAGGCTTGGATGGCGTGGATGGGAGCGAATCGCCCGAACAAGCTTCGCAATGGGCCAAAGAATTGGTTTACCGGCTTGAGGAAAACATCGAAAAGGAGCGGCTCGTGACGATCAGGGAAAACTGTACTTGTATCAAATGTAACAAGTATTCACCGCTGGTTAAAAAGTTTCAAGAGTTGCGGAAGGCTGCGCCGGACGATGATACATACCTTCGAGAAGTTGTAAACTTTTTGAACGGTAGAGGCCGTTGCGGGAAAAAAGTCGGGCTGGTGGACGGAAAGATCATATCCCATTTTGCTTTTTCCGATCATTGCAGTTGCCATGTGGTAAAAGACGGTTGGAAAGCTCCGCCGTCAGTTACTTGGTGTCATTGCTGCAAAGGCAGTCTACTGAGTGTATATCAATATGTGTTTGTTGAAAAAATTTGCAAAATGGAGATCGTTGAGACTTTTGCCACCGGGGGCAAGGATTGCGTATTTGCGACTTATTATATGGATAGCGTTTGA
- a CDS encoding class I SAM-dependent methyltransferase gives MDKTALAIQMYDSAAASFAAKFMDLKLYRNSIAAFSELLSGDAKVLDLACGPGNVAKFLAEAHPDIAITGLDLAPAMIELARANVPQAEFQVRDIRDLDFAPGSFDAVVAAFALPYLDHAEALKFIADIGRIVKENGLLYLSCMEGPSSRVETMSFAPDSRVWVNYYTEEFLREAFKKNGLAILQPLRQDYPEQDGSITVDMIFILRKVA, from the coding sequence ATGGACAAAACAGCGCTGGCCATTCAAATGTATGATAGCGCGGCGGCGAGTTTCGCCGCCAAATTTATGGATCTTAAACTCTACCGTAACAGCATCGCCGCCTTCAGCGAGCTGTTGTCCGGGGACGCCAAGGTGCTGGACCTGGCTTGCGGCCCCGGCAATGTGGCCAAATTCCTCGCCGAAGCTCACCCCGACATCGCCATCACCGGCCTCGACCTGGCGCCGGCAATGATCGAGCTGGCCCGCGCCAATGTTCCGCAGGCCGAGTTTCAGGTGCGGGACATCCGCGACTTGGATTTCGCGCCGGGCAGTTTTGACGCGGTGGTGGCGGCTTTCGCCCTGCCGTATCTGGATCATGCGGAAGCGCTGAAGTTCATTGCGGATATCGGCCGGATCGTGAAAGAAAACGGCCTGTTGTACCTCAGCTGCATGGAAGGGCCGTCCAGCCGCGTCGAGACGATGAGTTTCGCCCCGGACAGCCGGGTCTGGGTCAATTATTATACCGAGGAATTCCTGCGGGAAGCCTTCAAGAAGAACGGTCTGGCGATCTTGCAACCGCTCCGGCAGGACTATCCGGAACAGGACGGGTCGATCACGGTGGATATGATTTTTATCTTACGGAAAGTGGCTTGA
- a CDS encoding GNAT family N-acetyltransferase, translating into MSYSIREAQIADADRVVELVVRLLSELDRVPVELDREASRQIYKELIGNPAHRAFIAWDGEKAVGLITVVQSLAIYARGRFGIINEFYVMPEYRSSGIGRLMLEEVEQFGLSRGWQRLEVGAPEREHWSRSIAFYCKEGFVEIGPRLKKLFPGGPPR; encoded by the coding sequence ATGTCCTATTCAATCAGGGAAGCCCAAATCGCCGACGCCGACCGGGTTGTGGAGCTGGTCGTCCGGTTGCTCAGCGAATTGGACCGCGTCCCAGTCGAGCTGGATCGGGAAGCGTCGCGCCAGATTTATAAGGAGTTGATCGGCAATCCGGCTCACCGGGCCTTTATCGCTTGGGACGGGGAGAAAGCGGTGGGACTGATCACGGTCGTTCAATCCCTGGCTATCTATGCGCGGGGCCGTTTTGGAATCATCAATGAATTTTATGTAATGCCCGAATACCGGTCTTCCGGCATCGGCCGGCTGATGCTGGAGGAAGTTGAGCAATTCGGCCTCAGCCGGGGTTGGCAGAGGCTGGAGGTCGGGGCGCCGGAACGCGAACACTGGTCCCGCAGCATCGCCTTTTATTGTAAAGAAGGTTTCGTGGAAATCGGCCCGCGCCTGAAAAAGCTCTTTCCGGGCGGTCCGCCGCGTTGA